Proteins from a single region of Phycisphaeraceae bacterium D3-23:
- the serA gene encoding phosphoglycerate dehydrogenase — translation MPSATATQTFTILAADKLAQQGLDWIDAQPDAELINKPGLTEAEYGQMLAAGGIHAMIVRSAIKVTREVLENPGDLKVIARAGVGVDNIDLAAATEKGILVVNTAEASTITTAEHAFALMIALLRNIGPAYKTMAEGGWDRAKFKGRQLSGLTLGVVGFGRIGQTMAERALAFGMNVVAFDPVFNSPTAMDGRVKMYNDFAAMLPEADVLTFHVPLNDATRGMLNDETFDACRKGVYVVNAARGGVVDEEALVKALDDGRCGGAAVDVYPSEPPPSDAPLRAHPKVLCTPHLGASTQEAQVAVSSDAAAACMAYLRGDGIKGAVNAGGLRVDLDARQHGFVDLAQRMAMLISPMITRGIAQVRIELAGKELAKASGTVERSALVGLLRGHLDDPVNMINVANVAESRGIKSRVAVIDEPTEQGPQLTIEILGPDGSTDAKTHKQDRVRRIVGRVYDDLLPHVVEINGYHMDMTPQGHMVVLQNDDTPGMIGHIGSAFGEAGVNIADMTISRRDTGDGTATALMVLKTDAQPGEALVEKLKATPGVLKIASVELAG, via the coding sequence ATGCCATCCGCGACCGCGACCCAGACGTTTACCATCCTCGCCGCCGACAAGCTTGCCCAGCAGGGGCTCGACTGGATCGACGCGCAGCCCGACGCCGAACTGATAAACAAGCCCGGCCTGACCGAGGCGGAGTACGGCCAGATGCTCGCGGCCGGCGGTATCCACGCGATGATCGTGCGCTCGGCGATCAAGGTCACACGCGAAGTCCTCGAAAACCCCGGCGACCTGAAAGTCATCGCACGGGCCGGCGTCGGTGTCGATAACATCGACCTCGCGGCCGCGACGGAGAAGGGGATCCTCGTCGTCAACACGGCCGAGGCCTCGACGATCACCACGGCCGAGCACGCGTTCGCGCTGATGATCGCGCTCTTGCGCAACATCGGTCCGGCGTATAAGACGATGGCCGAGGGCGGCTGGGACCGCGCGAAGTTCAAGGGCCGGCAGCTCAGCGGCCTCACACTGGGCGTCGTCGGCTTTGGCCGCATCGGGCAGACGATGGCGGAACGCGCGCTGGCGTTTGGCATGAACGTTGTCGCGTTTGACCCGGTCTTCAACAGCCCGACGGCGATGGACGGCCGGGTGAAGATGTACAACGATTTCGCGGCGATGCTGCCCGAGGCGGATGTGCTGACGTTCCATGTGCCGCTGAACGACGCGACGCGCGGGATGCTCAACGACGAGACGTTCGATGCCTGCCGCAAGGGCGTGTACGTTGTCAACGCGGCGCGGGGTGGTGTCGTGGATGAAGAGGCGCTCGTGAAAGCGCTTGACGACGGACGCTGCGGCGGTGCGGCGGTAGATGTGTATCCCAGCGAGCCACCCCCGTCGGATGCGCCGCTGCGTGCGCACCCGAAGGTACTCTGCACACCGCACCTGGGCGCTTCGACGCAAGAGGCGCAGGTCGCGGTGAGCAGCGACGCGGCCGCGGCATGCATGGCCTACCTGCGCGGCGACGGGATCAAGGGCGCCGTCAACGCGGGCGGGCTGCGCGTCGATCTCGACGCGCGGCAGCACGGCTTCGTCGACCTGGCCCAGCGCATGGCGATGCTCATCAGCCCGATGATCACGCGCGGGATCGCGCAGGTACGGATTGAGCTGGCCGGCAAGGAACTCGCCAAGGCGTCGGGCACGGTCGAGCGCTCGGCGCTGGTCGGCCTGCTGCGCGGACACCTCGACGACCCGGTCAATATGATCAACGTCGCCAACGTCGCCGAGTCCCGCGGGATCAAGTCGCGCGTCGCCGTGATCGACGAGCCCACCGAGCAGGGCCCACAGCTCACGATCGAGATCCTCGGCCCCGACGGCTCGACCGACGCCAAGACGCACAAGCAGGACCGCGTCCGCCGGATCGTCGGGCGGGTTTATGACGACCTGCTGCCCCACGTCGTCGAGATCAACGGCTACCACATGGATATGACGCCGCAAGGCCACATGGTCGTCCTGCAGAACGACGACACGCCCGGCATGATCGGCCACATCGGCTCGGCGTTCGGCGAGGCAGGCGTCAACATCGCCGACATGACCATCAGCCGACGCGACACCGGCGACGGCACCGCGACCGCGCTCATGGTCCTCAAGACCGACGCCCAGCCCGGCGAGGCGCTCGTCGAGAAACTGAAGGCCACCCCCGGTGTTTTGAAGATCGCGTCGGTCGAGCTGGCGGGGTAG
- the hemL gene encoding glutamate-1-semialdehyde 2,1-aminomutase, which yields MSTSTTTERYAKSADAHARAKKSMPGGVNSPVRAYQAVGREPITIKQGKGPRLTDIDGNTYIDYVCSYGPLILGHAAEPVVAAVTKAAQRGASFGMPTKAETQLAERVIEAVPSVEVVRFVNSGTEAVMSAIRLARAATGRSKIIKCVGCYHGHTDALLVSAGSGATTLGVPSSPGVPKSVTDETVLVPYNDLEAVRAAMSQHRDEVACMAVEPIAGNMGCIPPHDGYLDGLRKLCDEFGVLLLFDEVMTGFRVHYGGAQQLYGVTPDLTTLGKVVGGGLPCAAYGGREDLMRQVAPDGPMYQAGTLSGNPLAMAAGIATLDALKQDDFAAYAQLEESARHLAMGLGEAAESAGVPVYLTRVGSMLCPFFVKQAGDAVHDYADATSCRTDRFTAFFGAMLDAGVVLPPAQYEAWFVSTAHNLEAVEETIAAASKAFAAAGEI from the coding sequence ATGAGCACCTCCACGACGACCGAACGTTACGCCAAGTCCGCCGACGCACACGCCCGCGCGAAAAAGTCCATGCCCGGCGGGGTTAACTCGCCGGTGCGGGCTTACCAGGCCGTGGGCCGTGAGCCGATCACGATCAAGCAGGGCAAGGGCCCGCGCCTCACGGACATCGACGGCAACACGTACATCGACTACGTCTGTTCGTACGGCCCGCTGATCCTGGGGCACGCGGCCGAGCCGGTGGTCGCCGCGGTGACCAAGGCGGCGCAGCGCGGCGCGAGTTTTGGCATGCCGACCAAGGCCGAGACCCAGCTCGCCGAGCGCGTGATCGAGGCGGTGCCGAGTGTCGAGGTCGTGCGCTTCGTGAACTCGGGGACCGAGGCGGTCATGAGCGCGATCCGCCTGGCCCGCGCGGCGACGGGGCGGAGCAAAATCATCAAGTGCGTCGGCTGCTACCACGGCCACACCGATGCGCTGTTGGTCAGCGCGGGGAGCGGCGCGACGACGCTCGGCGTACCATCGTCGCCGGGCGTGCCCAAGTCAGTGACGGACGAGACGGTGCTCGTGCCGTACAACGACCTGGAGGCCGTCCGCGCGGCGATGTCGCAGCATCGCGATGAGGTCGCGTGTATGGCGGTCGAGCCGATCGCGGGGAACATGGGCTGTATCCCGCCACACGATGGGTATCTCGATGGGCTGCGCAAGCTGTGCGACGAGTTCGGCGTGCTGCTGCTCTTCGACGAAGTGATGACCGGCTTCCGCGTCCACTACGGCGGGGCGCAGCAACTCTACGGCGTCACGCCCGACCTCACGACGCTGGGTAAAGTCGTCGGCGGCGGTCTGCCCTGCGCGGCGTACGGCGGGCGCGAAGACCTGATGCGACAGGTCGCGCCCGACGGGCCGATGTACCAGGCCGGGACGCTCAGCGGCAACCCGCTGGCGATGGCGGCGGGGATCGCGACGCTCGATGCGCTTAAGCAGGACGACTTCGCGGCCTACGCGCAGCTTGAAGAATCCGCCCGCCATCTGGCGATGGGCCTGGGCGAGGCGGCCGAGTCGGCGGGGGTGCCGGTGTACCTCACGCGCGTAGGTTCGATGCTTTGCCCGTTCTTCGTGAAGCAGGCCGGCGATGCGGTGCATGACTACGCCGACGCGACAAGTTGCCGGACCGACCGCTTCACCGCGTTCTTCGGCGCGATGCTGGATGCGGGTGTGGTCCTGCCCCCCGCGCAGTACGAGGCGTGGTTCGTCAGCACCGCGCACAACCTGGAAGCGGTCGAAGAGACCATCGCTGCGGCGAGCAAGGCGTTCGCAGCGGCGGGGGAGATTTAG
- a CDS encoding ATP-binding protein, protein MAWFFLGIAVGVLIAVPCAWGFNRRTERRVRELERQARSAERLAEQATMTSGLAHEIKNPLSTIGLNVQLLQEDLADIAGAVDAESDAGQQVGRVQRRLAGLGREAERLREILEDFLRFAGRLELDTTTTDINQLVDELAVFFEPQAAEQRINLRVQCEAEPADAQADASLLKQALLNLLINAVHAMADARDAGQPHGGANELLLRTTREDDRLCIHVTDTGPGMPPDTVARVFEPYFSTKRSGTGLGLPTSRRIIEQHGGTLTAHSEPGRGTDFVIALPE, encoded by the coding sequence ATGGCTTGGTTCTTCCTTGGTATCGCGGTCGGTGTGTTGATCGCGGTGCCGTGCGCGTGGGGGTTCAACCGGCGGACCGAGCGGCGGGTGCGTGAGTTGGAGCGGCAGGCGCGGTCGGCCGAGCGTTTGGCGGAGCAGGCGACGATGACATCCGGGCTCGCGCACGAGATCAAGAACCCGCTGTCGACGATCGGGCTCAACGTGCAGCTCCTGCAGGAAGACCTCGCCGACATCGCCGGGGCGGTGGATGCAGAGTCGGACGCCGGGCAGCAGGTCGGGCGTGTGCAGCGTCGGCTCGCGGGGCTGGGGCGTGAGGCGGAACGGCTGCGGGAGATCCTCGAAGACTTCCTGCGGTTCGCGGGCCGGCTGGAATTGGATACGACGACGACGGATATCAACCAGCTCGTCGATGAGTTGGCGGTGTTCTTCGAGCCCCAGGCGGCGGAGCAGCGGATCAACCTGCGGGTGCAGTGCGAGGCCGAGCCGGCCGACGCGCAGGCCGATGCGTCGCTCTTGAAGCAGGCGCTCTTAAATCTGCTGATCAACGCGGTCCACGCGATGGCGGACGCGCGCGACGCGGGACAGCCCCACGGCGGCGCGAACGAGCTGCTGCTGAGGACGACGCGCGAGGACGATCGGTTGTGCATCCACGTCACCGACACCGGCCCCGGCATGCCCCCCGACACCGTCGCGCGCGTCTTTGAGCCCTACTTCTCGACCAAGCGCAGCGGGACCGGGCTCGGGCTACCGACGTCTCGGCGCATCATCGAGCAGCACGGCGGGACGCTCACCGCGCACAGCGAGC
- a CDS encoding CBS domain-containing protein encodes MATVGELLKAKDHTVLSVTPNTSVLDAAILMNEKRVGALLVVEGETMQGIFTERDILRRVVAEEKLPADVAVGQVMTRELVCCPPDTTVEQARMIFRDKRIRHLPVVDEKGKPLGVMSIGDANAWAMDTQEAEIHYLQEYLYGTRTRGSGGM; translated from the coding sequence ATGGCCACCGTCGGCGAACTGCTCAAAGCCAAGGACCACACCGTCCTGTCGGTCACCCCGAACACCAGCGTGCTCGACGCGGCCATCCTCATGAACGAGAAGCGCGTCGGCGCGCTGCTTGTCGTCGAGGGCGAGACCATGCAGGGCATCTTCACCGAGCGCGACATCCTCCGCCGGGTCGTCGCGGAAGAGAAGCTCCCCGCCGACGTCGCGGTCGGCCAGGTGATGACGCGCGAGCTGGTCTGCTGCCCGCCCGACACGACCGTCGAGCAGGCCCGCATGATCTTCCGCGACAAACGTATCCGCCACCTCCCCGTCGTTGACGAGAAAGGTAAGCCCCTGGGCGTCATGTCGATCGGCGACGCCAACGCCTGGGCGATGGACACCCAGGAGGCCGAGATCCACTACCTGCAGGAGTACCTCTACGGCACGCGCACCCGTGGGTCGGGTGGGATGTAG